From the Streptococcus sanguinis genome, the window TGCCTTTATGGATGGCGACGAGGATGCCATTGACTACAGCGATGACGATCCAGAAGATGAGGACGGCTACGAAGCAGATCCAGCTCTCTCATACGATGAGGAAAATCCAGACGATGAGAAGAATGAAGTGGAAGCTTATGATGCAGAAATCAACGAAATCGCTCCAGATGATCTAGGTGAAGAAGTCGAACTCAACGAAGAAGATGACGACTACTCTGACGAAGACTCGGAGACCGAAGAGGAAGAATAAATCAACCAAAAGAAGCAAGGGATGAAAACCCTTGTTTCTTTTAATATTCCTTGAAATATAAGTTCGGAAGGTGTAGAATACTAATAAAATTTAATAAAGAATAGATGGAGGAAGACTGCTATGAAATTTGTCATTGATAAGAGTCTAGGTGAACTAGGCATAAAAAGTGTTGCTATCGGGATTGCCAAGAATGTTAATCCGCATGCAGAACTGTCTCCCTCGTTTCTAAAAAAGAAAAAGGAAATGGAAGACTGGGCTCTGGCCTGTGACTTGGATGAGGTGCTTGAGTCGCCAGTAGTTCAAGGTTATATAGACATACTCCAGCGCGTAGGTCGCAGTGTCAAGAAAAATCCTCCGACGGTTCCTGCTCTGATTCGCAATATCCAGCACCGAGGCTCGCTCCCTCATATTAATAGCATTATTGATATTTATAATGTCGAAGCCCTGCATTCTCTACTGGCTATTGGAGGGCATGATTTTGATAAGATTGATGGTCAGATAGAATTCACTGTAAGCCAAAAGGAAGATGTTTTTCTGCCTATTTTGTCCAAGGAGAAGCATGTTGCCAAGACGGACTATGTCTATCGGGATGCCAAAGGCATTTTGGCTTGGTTGGATGTACGTGACAGCGAGTATTATAAGTTTGATGAGGAGACCAAGGATGCCATTTTCATCATTCAGGGGAATGCCAATACCTCTGTCGAAATGCGTCTGGCAGCCTTGGAGCGAATCCGACACGATTTAGCAGAGTGCATGCCTGATTTAGAATTTGAAACACATGTCATCAGTATTGAGGAAAATTAACTGGAATAGGCTTTCCAATTTTGATTCTCACTGACTATCAGCTTCCTGTTTTCAGGGAGCTTTTTTGAGTGCTTTTCGATTTCTTTTGTCAGAGTCGTGGTTGAAAAAATGAGAAAGGTGGGAATTGATTATAGTTTGCTTTTCTGAAAATAGGAGACATTACTCAATAAAAAATGGTATAATAAACAAAGAAAAAGGAGCGTGCGATGACAGAAACACTATTAGAAGCTAAATCAATCAGCAAAAAATATGAGGATGAGTATGTCCTGCAGAATACGGATCTAAAAATTGATCAGAGGCAGTTTGTAGCAATTTTGGGTCACAGTGGCTCAGGAAAGTCAACGATGCTTAATATCCTATCTTCTCTACTGAAACCAAGTTCAGGACAGGTCTTATATAAAGGAAAGGAGATAGGTCAGCTAAGCAAATCAGCAGTGGCCAAGTTTAGGAGAGAAGACATTGGTTTGGTCTTTCAGCACTATATGCTAATTCCTAATCTAACAGTTGAGGAGAATATTCAGTTGGGCAGCAAGTATGCCGCTGAGGCAGCAGACTTAGAAGAGTTGGCTTCACTACTGGGAATTGAGAAGCTTTTGAACAAATATCCTCATCAGCTGTCGGGCGGTGAGCAGCAGAGAGTCTGCCTTGCCAGAGCTGTTATAAAGAAACCAACTATTTTGTTTTGTGATGAGGCGACAGGCGCTCTGGACAGCGAAAATAGTAAGAACATTATTGTTTTATTGCATGCTATCAAGCAAACCTACGGAACCAGTATCCTTTTTACGACACATAATCGAGAAATTGCTAGAACAGCTGACCGAATACTGCTCTTGGAAGATGGCCGTATTGTTAGGGACGACATGAATATGGAGAAGCTGTCGCCGAATCAAATGAGTTGGGAGATTTAATATGGATTTGCTATTTAAATATCTATCCAGAGACTTTTTTGCTAAGAGGACCATGGTGTCCATTCTATCTCTGATTTTAATCTTCATTTCCTTTATGTTCTTCTTCGTTCATTTTGCCATTGATGCTAATTTACTTCGTTTAGGTGGAGAGCAATTATCAGGTAATGAGTCAGATTATCTTACAGCATTGAAAAGCAATCAGGTCTTGATTCGAAACATTACTGTCGCCATGGTAGCCATTTTCTCCCTCATTTTATCCTTATTCATCAGAGGGACGCTTCAAAGAAATCGAGTACAGCTAGCCCAGCTGATGTCCCTCGGCTTTTCTTTCTCCAGTGTGCTGGCAAGCTATGCCCTATTAATCTGCGGTTTATCCTTAATCAGTTCCTTGATTGGCTTAGTCTTGGGCTTCTGGGGATCCGATATCCTCCTTTCTGCTAATAGCCAGACCTATCTCGTTCAAGGGTTGAGTAAAGGACTTTCTCTGCAGTCGGTTATGACGGGAACCCTCTTCCTAAGTCTTTTCTTAGGAGCTCTTACTTATCTGGCAGGACTGACAGTGAGAAAGACAGACCTTGCTCTAATGATGAAACAGACAGACGGGAAAAGCATCCGTCCTGGTTTGATAGAGAAGCTGATTCAAAAGCTGCCGATGAAGCATAAATTCAAATTTAAGCTGACTTTAAATCATTTTAGCACCTTGGGGCTCTTGTTGATTGCTATCGTTACGTTTAGCATCATGTTCGTCTTAAGCCTGTCTCTTACTTTTAGCTCCTCTAAAATCCTTGAATCTCAGAAGGAAGGCCGGAACTATTCTTATGATATCAGCTATGATAACTATCGAAAGGAGGAGGCTGGGTCAGCTTCAGATTCTGTAACCTATCTGAGATACGATGTTGAGCTAATGATAAAAGGCGAAGCTATAGCTTATCATGCCCTTGCATTTACCAACCAAAATGACTTGTTTCAGCTGATTGACAGTAAGGGAGAAATTCTAGATCCCACACAAGGTGTCTTTGTAAATCCTGAATTGCGAGAGAATTATGGTCTTAAAGTTGGGGATACTCTAGAGCTAAGAGTAAAGGGAAAGCAACATCAGATAAAGATAGCTGGATTTGCGGAGAATGCTGATTTAAAGACAATATATATTCCCAAAGACCAAGCATCCGCCATGGTAGATGAGACTAATGATATTTTTAATGGTAGATTGACCAATAAGCCTCAAGAAAAAGGTGAAGGAAAAGTTCGCTCCCTAGAGGAAAAATTATCAGCTGTTCAAAGAAGTCAAACTTCTAACAAAGCAAGTGCTATTATCAACCAAAGTATCGGTGTCATAACGGGATGTTTATTGATTTACCTAGCAGTGTTTATCGGTTTGAATGGTAATATGAAGACTCTATTGATGTTTGATTTACTAGGATATGAGGAGAGAGAGGTTTATCGTATCCTGCTTAACCCCTACATTGTGATCAGCAATCTACTTTTCTTGCTCACTCTGCCTGTGGCCATCTATGCTGCAAGGAATATCCAGATTATGACTTCTCTTCAGACAGGGGATTATATGCCATTCCAGCTCAACTGGATTACCTTTGTTTATATGTTTGTCATCTTGAATGCCCTGTACTTTATTATTAGATTTTTATTTATTCAAAAGGTTAAAAAAATCAGGGATGATAATCGGCAGGCAGAATTCTTATCAGAATGGTGAGAAGTAGTATGAAGATTTTTAAGGTAAGGAGTCGGAAGTCTTGAAAGAAATCCGTCACGATTTAGCAGAGTGCATGCCTGATGTAGAATTCGAAACACATGTCATCAGTATTAGTGAAAATGGATGAAAACCGAATGAAATCATTTGACAATTTTTTAGGTTTGCGATATCATACTGTTCGGGCACCTCTTTTAGAGGTCAGAGCTTCCTGTTTCCAGGGAGCTATTTTTCTTTTTCGGACAGATTATGGAAAATCCTCCTATGGCTAAGTTTCCAGCAACTGTGATGCTTGCTGGAACGAATTGTTTTATGAAAAGGAGCACGTATGTCAACTAAATATATTTTTGTCACCGGTGGTGTAGTTTCTTCTATCGGGAAAGGAATTGTGGCAGCTAGCTTGGGCCGCCTTTTGAAGAATCGAGGTCTCAAAGTTACGATTCAGAAATTTGACCCTTATATCAATATTGATCCCGGAACCATGAGCCCTTACCAGCATGGGGAGGTGTTTGTGACAGATGATGGAGCCGAGACGGATCTGGATCTGGGGCACTATGAGCGTTTTATTGACATCAATCTCAATAAATACTCCAATGTCACCACTGGTAAGATCTATAGCGAAGTCCTGCGCAAGGAGCGTAAAGGTGAGTATCTGGGAGCGACGGTCCAAGTCATTCCGCATATTACGGATGCTCTCAAGGACAAGATCAAGCGGGCTGCACGGACGACGGACTCGGATGTGATTATCACCGAGGTCGGAGGTACAGTGGGCGACATCGAGTCTCTTCCTTTCTTAGAAGCTTTGCGTCAGATGAAGGCGGATGTCGGAGCAGACAATGTCATGTATATCCATACGACCCTCCTGCCCTATCTCAAGGCAGCTGGCGAAATGAAGACCAAGCCGACTCAGCATTCTGTCAAAGAGCTGCGAGGTCTGGGGATTCAGCCTAATATGCTGGTCATCCGCACAGAGAAGCCAGCTGGACAAAATATCAAAAACAAACTAGCTCAATTCTGTGATGTGGCGCCGGAGGCGGTCATTGAGTCGCTAGATGTGGAGCATCTTTACCAAATTCCTCTCAATTTGCAGGCGCAAAAGATGGACCAAATCGTCTGTGACCATCTGAAGCTGGATGTGCCAGCAGCGGATATGACAGAGTGGTCAGCCATGGTAGAGAAAGTGATGAACCTGAAAAAGCAGGTCCATATTGCTCTGGTCGGCAAGTATGTCGAGTTGCCAGATGCCTATATTTCAGTTGTTGAAGCGCTCAAGCATGCCGGCTATGCCAATGATGCGGAAGTTAAGATTGACTGGATTGATGCGAATCAGATAACAGCCGAAAACGCCGTAGAGCTTCTTGGAAATGCGGATGGGATTATCGTTCCGGGCGGCTTTGGTCAGAGAGGAACTGAGGGGAAAATTCAGGCAATCCGATATGCGCGTGAGCAGGATGTGCCTATGTTGGGAATTTGCTTGGGCATGCAGTTAACCTGTGTCGAATTCGCCCGTCATGTCCTAGGATTGGCAGATGCCAACTCAGCGGAGCTTAATCCAGACACACCATATCCAATCATTGACCTCATGCGTGATCAGATTGATGTAGAAGACTTGGGTGGAACGCTGAGATTGGGGCTCTATCCTTCTAAGCTTAAGAGTGGCTCTAAGGCAGCAGCGGCTTACGACTATCAAGAAGTCGTGCAGCGCCGTCACCGTCATCGCTATGAGTTTAACAATGATTTTCGCGAGCAGTTTGAGTCAGCCGGATTTACATTTTCAGGAGTTTCACCAGACAATCGCTTGGTCGAAATAGTGGAAATCCCAGAAAACAAATTCTTCGTTGCTTGTCAGTATCACCCAGAGCTTTCCAGCCGCCCGAACCGACCTGAAGGTCTTTATACAGCCTTTGTCACGGCAGCGGTAGAAAAGAGCTCGGAGAGATAGACCTGCTTTTTCTAGGATAAGCGATTTTTCTAGAGAAATGTTATAATGAAAGCAAAAGGAGGGAAGAAGATGTTTCTAAACATTTTAGCTAGTATTCGTACTAATAATTTTCAAGATGAGCATTGTGTAGAAAAAATCCAAGCTCTCTGGCAGGAACAAGAGGGAGCTGTGAAAGAAGCTTTTGCCCAAGGGGAACCGGTTTATGCTGTCTATCATGACTATGCTAGTGATTACAAAGGAGACTATAGTCTCTCTATCTGCCGTTTGACAGATGGGGAAGTCTATGATTTTGACACATCCGAGCAGACCTATCAAGTATTTGAGGCTGATAAGGAGGATCCTCAAGCGATTCTTCATGCTTGGCAGAGGATTTGGCAGGCAGAAGAAACAGGTGAGCTTCATCGAGATTATACTATTGACTTTGAAAAATACGATCCCGACCAAACGGTGGCTGTCTTTATTGCGACTCAGCAGCACTGAGTTTTCTGTGTTCCTGCCTTAGCTTCATTTTCGCTTAGATTTCCCAATTTTACTGATTGAGTAGAAAGTTGATTTTTTGAAATAAACTAAAAAATTTTCTTGACAAGCCTTAGCTGTCCTGTTATACTAGTAAGGTACTCAATCGCGGGGATGGCGGAATTGGCAGACGCGCAGGACTAAGGATCCTGTGACCGCTTTAGGTCGTGAGGGTTCAAGTCCCTCTCTCCGCATCAAGTAAGCTGACTTCGGTCAGCTTTTTCTTTTTGCGATAGAGACGCTTAAAAAGGCTGAGTGTCTCCCTGCAATTCTTTAAAATTTCAGGAAAAACTAGCAATTTTAGTGAAAAAGTGATAAAATAAACAATGTAAGTGGTTTAACCACAAAAAATAAGAGGAGGCCTGATAAGAATGGCAATCGTTTCAGCAGAAAAATTTGTCCAAGCAGCTCGTGACAATGGTTACGCAGTTGGTGGATTCAACACAAACAACCTTGAGTGGACTCAAGCTATCCTGCGTGCGGCAGAAGCAAAGAAAGCACCAGTGCTTATCCAAACTTCAATGGGTGCTGCTAAATACATGGGTGGCTACAAAGTTGCTCGTAACTTGATCGCTAACCTTGTAGAATCAATGGGCATCACTGTACCAGTTGCGATTCACTTGGACCATGGTCACTACGAAGATGCACTTGAGTGTATTGAAGTTGGTTACACTTCTATCATGTTTGATGGTTCACACCTTCCAGTAGAAGAAAACCTTAAATTGGCTAAAGACGTTGTTGAAAAAGCA encodes:
- a CDS encoding CTP synthase, whose translation is MSTKYIFVTGGVVSSIGKGIVAASLGRLLKNRGLKVTIQKFDPYINIDPGTMSPYQHGEVFVTDDGAETDLDLGHYERFIDINLNKYSNVTTGKIYSEVLRKERKGEYLGATVQVIPHITDALKDKIKRAARTTDSDVIITEVGGTVGDIESLPFLEALRQMKADVGADNVMYIHTTLLPYLKAAGEMKTKPTQHSVKELRGLGIQPNMLVIRTEKPAGQNIKNKLAQFCDVAPEAVIESLDVEHLYQIPLNLQAQKMDQIVCDHLKLDVPAADMTEWSAMVEKVMNLKKQVHIALVGKYVELPDAYISVVEALKHAGYANDAEVKIDWIDANQITAENAVELLGNADGIIVPGGFGQRGTEGKIQAIRYAREQDVPMLGICLGMQLTCVEFARHVLGLADANSAELNPDTPYPIIDLMRDQIDVEDLGGTLRLGLYPSKLKSGSKAAAAYDYQEVVQRRHRHRYEFNNDFREQFESAGFTFSGVSPDNRLVEIVEIPENKFFVACQYHPELSSRPNRPEGLYTAFVTAAVEKSSER
- a CDS encoding FtsX-like permease family protein, with protein sequence MDLLFKYLSRDFFAKRTMVSILSLILIFISFMFFFVHFAIDANLLRLGGEQLSGNESDYLTALKSNQVLIRNITVAMVAIFSLILSLFIRGTLQRNRVQLAQLMSLGFSFSSVLASYALLICGLSLISSLIGLVLGFWGSDILLSANSQTYLVQGLSKGLSLQSVMTGTLFLSLFLGALTYLAGLTVRKTDLALMMKQTDGKSIRPGLIEKLIQKLPMKHKFKFKLTLNHFSTLGLLLIAIVTFSIMFVLSLSLTFSSSKILESQKEGRNYSYDISYDNYRKEEAGSASDSVTYLRYDVELMIKGEAIAYHALAFTNQNDLFQLIDSKGEILDPTQGVFVNPELRENYGLKVGDTLELRVKGKQHQIKIAGFAENADLKTIYIPKDQASAMVDETNDIFNGRLTNKPQEKGEGKVRSLEEKLSAVQRSQTSNKASAIINQSIGVITGCLLIYLAVFIGLNGNMKTLLMFDLLGYEEREVYRILLNPYIVISNLLFLLTLPVAIYAARNIQIMTSLQTGDYMPFQLNWITFVYMFVILNALYFIIRFLFIQKVKKIRDDNRQAEFLSEW
- a CDS encoding ABC transporter ATP-binding protein; this translates as MTETLLEAKSISKKYEDEYVLQNTDLKIDQRQFVAILGHSGSGKSTMLNILSSLLKPSSGQVLYKGKEIGQLSKSAVAKFRREDIGLVFQHYMLIPNLTVEENIQLGSKYAAEAADLEELASLLGIEKLLNKYPHQLSGGEQQRVCLARAVIKKPTILFCDEATGALDSENSKNIIVLLHAIKQTYGTSILFTTHNREIARTADRILLLEDGRIVRDDMNMEKLSPNQMSWEI
- a CDS encoding B3/B4 domain-containing protein; protein product: MKFVIDKSLGELGIKSVAIGIAKNVNPHAELSPSFLKKKKEMEDWALACDLDEVLESPVVQGYIDILQRVGRSVKKNPPTVPALIRNIQHRGSLPHINSIIDIYNVEALHSLLAIGGHDFDKIDGQIEFTVSQKEDVFLPILSKEKHVAKTDYVYRDAKGILAWLDVRDSEYYKFDEETKDAIFIIQGNANTSVEMRLAALERIRHDLAECMPDLEFETHVISIEEN
- a CDS encoding GyrI-like domain-containing protein translates to MFLNILASIRTNNFQDEHCVEKIQALWQEQEGAVKEAFAQGEPVYAVYHDYASDYKGDYSLSICRLTDGEVYDFDTSEQTYQVFEADKEDPQAILHAWQRIWQAEETGELHRDYTIDFEKYDPDQTVAVFIATQQH